The Tripterygium wilfordii isolate XIE 37 chromosome 5, ASM1340144v1, whole genome shotgun sequence DNA segment TCTTTATATCcattattaatttttgttgtcCTAATGCGGTACCGTTTCGCTCATAAATCGGGTCGCGGTATTCTCTCTCGAGCCATTGCGTTTGCGTGGACTATTTTCTCTGCTCGAAGAATCGCTCTCCGTCTGTATCATCATAAGCCATGTCTGCAGAATCAGCCAGTGCGATCCCAAGAGGCCAAGTAAGGACTCTCTCTCAAGTTCTTCACAAATTTTCTTACGGTTAATTTTGTTTGGTTCCCGAGAAAGTTACTGACGAACAAAAGATTCGTTCAAATAGCTGCTATTTTGTTGTTTGCCAAACAAAGGATTCATTCAAAATAGCTGATTCTGGATTTATGTGATTTTGGATAATCTACAGGTTGATCTATTGGACTTCATTGACTGGTCTGCAGTTGAATGCCTTAACCAAAGCACTAGTCACTCTATCTCTAATGCCCTCAAACAGGTAAATCTGTTTAAATTTTCTCAGGTTTTGAATGGATAATTCTATTTTTCCTTGTTTTAGATGATTAGGTTATATCATAAgcaattgaaatattttttcctCTATGTGATTGATGATTTCGGATTTTATTGAATCTGGAGTTCTTTCGATGTGTCTGGGggagggagaaggagaagaggggTTAATTGTATTATTTCCCTCTACATCTTCAAGTGGAAAGACCATGTTTGGAAGTTTGTGTTATATAAGCCAAGAGTGCTGGAGGTTTAAAGTCATACGAGGACAAGATGTTTGGGTGATTTGAACCTATGATTCTTAGTTTTCAAACTTGCAATAAGAAACATTTACCACTGCAGCTAGGTTCTCCCTCAGTTTATGTTAGTTTGGGGAAATAAAATGATCTCTTGGCGGCTCAACTAGAGTTTACTTAATATACCTGTGCATGAATTAGGGTTATAGAGAAGACGATGGTCTGAATCTGGAGAGTGATGCGGATGAGCAGCTACTAATTTACATTCCTTTCAATCAAGTCATCAAACTTCACTCTATTGTCATCAAAGGACCTGAAGATGAAGGTACTTATTGTTAATCTTCTTGTGATGAACTAGTGACTTGTGTATAATAATTGTTGTGTGTataattttgtatttcaatGAGTACAGGACCACaaaatcttaatttttttgtgAACCATGAAATCTGATAAAAGTAGAGATACAATAGAATATTTTGGAAATAATGTGTTTAATGTGTTGTGTGGAGATAATACATCCCAAAAAATTCACGAAGAATGCAATTTTATGGAGGGgacaagaaaacaaagagcATTGTGTCTATTGTCTCTTTTGTGCCTCTATTGCCAATCAAGACCTTCACCTTTTTATTCTTAATGTGATCCTTACTTGTGCCAaccattttaaaatattttttgcaaTCTCATAGTTTTTTGTTTCCCGATACTTTCTTCAGATTTTCGATTTACTTCTCACTCTTTGAACTGTATTCTGTTTGAGTTGATGAGATTGAGCATTTTTTTACTTGTCTAACCTAAAGTTTTTCATCAGGTCCTAAGACAGTAAAGTTATTTTCAAACAAGGAGCATATGGGATTCAGGTATGCTGAGAGTAAAACATTATGTCTTTCGATTAGATGGAAAGTATATAACTCTGACTTATGGTTCTGTTCTGTTCTGTgatgttgtaaattgtaattgcAGTAACGTTAACGACTTTCCACCAAGTGACACGGCAGATTTTTCCCCTGAAAATCTTAAGGTAGAAATTGCTAATATTAATCTTCTTCTGAATCAGTAGTAGATGAGATTCGATGACATAATTAGTTAAAACTGGAGTTTAAAAATGTTTACACATTGCTCTTTTTTTCGTACTTTTGTAGGGCAAACCGGTGGTCTTAAAGTATGTCAAGTTTCAGAATGTTCGCAGGTATGTTTAAAGAACTTGTGATGCTATATATACATTGGTAGCAGTTATGGCAAGTAATCTTACTTCATAATCTTAAGCAGCTTGACAATATTTATTGAGGACAATCAGTCAGATTCTGAAGTCACGAAAGTTCAAAAGATTGCTCTATATGGAACAACGTAAGTTTTGAAGTTGTTTCTACTACTCTTACATTTCCAGAATTGTAGAATTGCTTTGATACTGTGcttcaaaaaattttgtttcttgttatccaaatttgaattttttttatatgtatgcT contains these protein-coding regions:
- the LOC119998418 gene encoding PITH domain-containing protein At3g04780, which gives rise to MSAESASAIPRGQVDLLDFIDWSAVECLNQSTSHSISNALKQGYREDDGLNLESDADEQLLIYIPFNQVIKLHSIVIKGPEDEGPKTVKLFSNKEHMGFSNVNDFPPSDTADFSPENLKGKPVVLKYVKFQNVRSLTIFIEDNQSDSEVTKVQKIALYGTTVETTDMKGLKKIEDH